A part of Vulcanisaeta moutnovskia 768-28 genomic DNA contains:
- the udp gene encoding uridine phosphorylase, with protein sequence MAALRPTVGTKVYHLMAGPGDIAPYVLTPGDPDRVPRIAKYWDSARAVAAHREYVTYTGIYKGAPISAVSTGIGGPAAAIAIEELLTLGANTFIRVGTTGALHDWIRIGDVIINTGAVRFDGASNAYAMPEYPAIASYDVILALVTAAETLGVRYHVGLTASTADFYVGQGRPGFKDYQPPWSRDLVNTLSSMNILNFEMEAATIYTIANIHGARAGGIMAAIANRKTNEFVPDAGVDDAIRVANEAIRILYEWDGIKANLGLRYLTINVIREWMKR encoded by the coding sequence ATGGCAGCATTAAGACCAACAGTGGGTACAAAGGTATACCACTTAATGGCTGGACCTGGCGATATAGCACCATATGTTTTAACACCTGGTGACCCTGATAGAGTGCCTAGAATCGCCAAGTATTGGGATTCTGCCCGTGCTGTGGCTGCGCATAGAGAGTATGTGACATACACGGGTATCTACAAGGGCGCGCCAATATCGGCCGTATCCACTGGGATTGGTGGACCAGCAGCGGCAATAGCCATTGAGGAGTTACTCACGCTTGGTGCTAACACCTTCATCAGGGTCGGAACCACAGGAGCATTACATGATTGGATTAGGATTGGTGACGTTATAATAAATACAGGGGCCGTTAGATTTGACGGAGCTAGCAACGCCTATGCAATGCCTGAATACCCGGCTATAGCTAGTTACGATGTCATACTAGCCCTGGTAACAGCCGCAGAAACGCTGGGCGTTAGGTATCACGTTGGCTTAACAGCATCAACCGCAGACTTCTATGTTGGGCAGGGCAGGCCAGGTTTTAAGGACTACCAGCCACCTTGGTCAAGAGATCTCGTTAATACCTTATCATCAATGAACATACTCAACTTCGAGATGGAAGCCGCGACTATATACACCATAGCCAATATCCATGGAGCAAGAGCTGGGGGTATTATGGCTGCCATAGCAAATAGGAAAACCAATGAATTTGTACCAGACGCTGGAGTTGATGATGCTATTAGGGTGGCCAATGAAGCCATTAGGATACTATATGAGTGGGATGGCATTAAGGCAAACCTGGGGCTTAGGTACCTGACGATTAATGTGATTAGGGAATGGATGAAGAGGTGA
- a CDS encoding purine-cytosine permease family protein, translating into MASASAATPLAGYLLFNLGLRGMLIAITLAFILGVIPTLLFSEMGRQIPLTALVIARKTFGYGTAQALSLLYTVINIGWFALNNAVGSEILSAVTHTPIMYWYIIMGTIQIFLVILGFKWLEYFYRYTSIILLISYAVLTYYLIIHYHVSWSTLWSTTSSANAQWGAAIDLMLAFGALSWAYKTSTTSRFAKPSGKVNILYGLATPIGIIVPIYLMGILGFAGQYYANNWNIAAISFPPSTPAWVLIAALGASLAIIHTNAMNLYPSAIDLLVAIDPVIRRFRNEFRARLTQPVAILILGIAAIIVSIWILSIIESFLNFVGLTIFPLTFILIFDWYLRLKRNVHTLDDVKRYFYDIPREPLRHIGIAAIVSFIIGSVLMNYLPIAIPTTFPKYLPPEYTGALIGGLVYLILMLLAIKVKKLSWLLP; encoded by the coding sequence ATGGCATCCGCATCAGCCGCGACACCTCTTGCTGGTTACCTACTCTTTAACCTTGGTCTCAGAGGTATGCTAATAGCAATAACCCTCGCCTTCATACTTGGTGTAATACCAACACTACTATTCTCGGAAATGGGTAGGCAAATACCATTAACGGCACTTGTGATCGCCAGGAAGACCTTTGGTTATGGAACCGCGCAGGCCCTCTCATTGTTATACACAGTGATAAACATTGGTTGGTTTGCCCTGAACAATGCCGTAGGCTCAGAAATATTATCTGCGGTGACTCACACGCCGATTATGTATTGGTACATAATAATGGGCACAATACAGATATTCCTGGTAATACTTGGGTTTAAATGGCTGGAGTACTTCTACAGATACACCTCGATAATACTACTAATAAGTTACGCTGTACTAACATACTACTTAATAATTCATTACCACGTCTCATGGTCAACTCTCTGGTCAACAACATCAAGCGCAAACGCCCAATGGGGCGCTGCCATAGACTTAATGCTCGCCTTTGGAGCACTATCATGGGCTTATAAGACCTCAACAACGTCTAGATTCGCCAAGCCCTCTGGTAAAGTCAATATACTCTACGGTTTAGCTACGCCAATAGGCATCATAGTACCGATATACCTAATGGGTATATTGGGCTTCGCTGGGCAGTACTACGCCAATAATTGGAATATTGCAGCCATATCATTTCCACCATCAACGCCAGCATGGGTCTTAATAGCTGCCCTGGGTGCTTCGTTAGCGATAATACACACTAACGCAATGAACCTCTACCCATCAGCCATAGATTTACTTGTTGCAATAGACCCAGTGATAAGGAGGTTCAGAAATGAATTTAGGGCTAGGTTAACGCAGCCAGTGGCTATTTTGATACTGGGTATTGCGGCAATAATAGTCTCAATATGGATACTATCAATAATAGAGAGCTTCCTTAATTTCGTGGGTTTAACAATATTCCCGTTAACATTCATACTAATCTTTGATTGGTACTTAAGGTTGAAGAGGAATGTGCACACGCTGGATGATGTTAAGAGGTACTTCTACGATATACCGAGGGAGCCCCTGAGACATATTGGCATAGCTGCAATAGTATCCTTCATAATTGGTAGTGTATTAATGAATTACTTGCCAATTGCAATACCAACGACGTTCCCGAAGTACCTACCGCCTGAGTACACAGGAGCTCTAATAGGTGGCTTAGTGTACTTAATATTAATGTTACTAGCGATTAAGGTTAAGAAATTGTCATGGTTATTACCCTAG
- a CDS encoding MFS transporter has product MIKLSRNRKRLILFTTSLAAFQTPYNSTVLSFITPVLGKYFHAPLDVLIYVPIIYLIPLPTLMITLGRLSDIYGKVKMFKLGFVLFLIGSLLGSLAPNIYTLIIASLVMGFGSSILSPGSAAIVSQVFPEGERGFALGINAMAVYLGLTSAPFFGGLITQFLGWRFVLIITAILTVLGFAISWFSMESIELPRRVVRIDYVGVITFTTAILLVVMYLILSAVSDWLYYLYLLIIGFAFFTVFIIAERRINYPMLDLSLFTRNISFMAGNITALLNYISTYSVPFLFSLYLQVVLGYNPFIAGLILVSEPVFMAALSPVSGKLSDKYGSREIAALGMGLIGVAFIMLLLLNIKYAIYVALSLMVLGIGFGLFSAPNTNSVMSSVTADKYGIASGVLGTMRFMGQLLSITVASAILVSYLGRYASLYLFTGIMMSNITVYQSFITGLRIVLIISAIFSFIGVYTSLLREK; this is encoded by the coding sequence ATGATAAAATTGAGTAGGAATAGAAAAAGATTAATATTATTCACAACATCATTAGCTGCCTTTCAAACACCATACAATTCCACAGTACTATCCTTCATAACACCCGTACTAGGTAAATATTTCCATGCACCATTGGATGTCTTAATATATGTCCCAATAATCTACCTAATACCATTACCAACATTGATGATAACCCTAGGCAGATTAAGTGATATTTACGGCAAGGTTAAAATGTTTAAGTTAGGTTTTGTACTATTTCTAATTGGTTCATTACTTGGTTCATTGGCGCCAAACATATACACATTAATAATTGCGTCGTTAGTTATGGGATTCGGTTCATCAATACTATCCCCAGGTTCTGCAGCAATCGTAAGCCAGGTGTTTCCTGAAGGCGAACGAGGATTTGCCCTTGGCATAAATGCAATGGCTGTTTACCTAGGCTTAACATCAGCCCCATTCTTCGGAGGCTTAATAACGCAGTTTCTTGGTTGGAGGTTCGTTCTCATAATAACGGCAATACTAACCGTACTTGGATTTGCAATATCCTGGTTCTCAATGGAGAGTATTGAATTACCCAGGCGTGTTGTTAGGATTGATTACGTAGGCGTCATCACATTCACTACAGCAATTCTTCTAGTGGTCATGTACTTAATATTATCGGCCGTGAGTGATTGGTTATATTACCTATACCTATTAATTATTGGTTTCGCGTTCTTTACGGTATTCATAATCGCTGAGAGAAGAATTAATTATCCAATGCTTGACTTAAGCTTATTCACTAGGAATATTTCATTCATGGCAGGTAACATAACAGCACTACTTAATTACATAAGCACATACTCAGTGCCATTCCTATTCTCGCTATACCTACAGGTTGTCCTTGGTTACAACCCATTCATTGCAGGTTTAATTCTAGTCTCTGAACCTGTGTTCATGGCTGCATTATCACCAGTTAGCGGTAAGCTCTCAGATAAGTATGGCTCCAGGGAAATAGCAGCATTAGGTATGGGCTTAATAGGCGTGGCATTCATAATGCTCCTACTACTCAACATTAAGTATGCGATTTACGTAGCCCTCTCCCTAATGGTCCTTGGGATAGGCTTTGGCCTCTTTTCAGCACCGAATACGAATTCCGTGATGAGCTCAGTCACGGCCGATAAGTATGGAATTGCCTCGGGTGTTCTAGGCACAATGCGTTTCATGGGCCAACTACTGAGTATTACCGTGGCGAGCGCCATACTCGTTAGTTACCTGGGCAGATACGCAAGTCTATATCTATTCACGGGTATAATGATGAGTAATATCACGGTATATCAATCATTCATTACAGGATTAAGGATAGTGCTAATAATATCCGCAATATTCAGTTTCATTGGTGTTTACACGTCATTATTACGTGAAAAATAA
- the pcm gene encoding protein-L-isoaspartate O-methyltransferase: MIDFASARRRLINILKDEGIIKSDRVERAMLNVPREEFLPSYLRLYAYEDTPLEIMYGQTISAPHMVAMMCELLELKPGLRILEVGTGTGYHAAVCAEAMERMGTVYTIEYYPGLALYAVQSLARLGYLDNVHVFIGDGSRGLPKYAPFDRVLITAAAPKVPPRLFEQLSSDGIMVIPIEERLTQVLYVVTKEGNTPRMKPVTYVSFVKMKYSEE; this comes from the coding sequence ATGATTGATTTTGCGTCAGCAAGGAGGAGACTAATCAACATACTTAAGGACGAGGGGATAATTAAGAGTGACAGGGTCGAGAGGGCAATGCTTAATGTACCCCGTGAGGAATTCCTGCCAAGTTACCTAAGGCTGTATGCCTATGAGGATACACCATTGGAAATAATGTATGGTCAAACAATATCTGCGCCTCACATGGTTGCAATGATGTGTGAATTACTTGAGCTTAAGCCAGGGCTTAGGATCTTAGAGGTTGGTACAGGTACTGGTTATCATGCTGCTGTGTGTGCTGAGGCAATGGAGAGGATGGGCACAGTATATACGATTGAATATTACCCAGGACTTGCGCTTTATGCAGTCCAAAGTCTGGCTAGGTTAGGTTATTTAGATAATGTTCATGTGTTTATTGGTGATGGGTCCAGAGGACTGCCAAAGTATGCACCGTTTGATAGGGTATTGATCACAGCCGCCGCTCCTAAGGTACCACCTAGGTTATTCGAGCAGTTATCAAGTGATGGTATAATGGTAATACCAATTGAAGAGAGACTTACGCAGGTACTCTACGTTGTTACTAAGGAGGGCAATACGCCTCGTATGAAGCCAGTAACATACGTATCCTTTGTTAAAATGAAGTATAGTGAGGAATAA
- a CDS encoding DUF779 domain-containing protein, which produces MLNVSVEFGDDVKELIRNMKEKYGDIIIILGHGCCSPTEPQIYRASDFIVGSDYVEVGRVDSVPFYIERNLAESYNGWILTLKVEPLNGVIDDSFSLDVLEGVRLRLGFKAMKVSLSKNLSMEFPQ; this is translated from the coding sequence GTGTTGAATGTTAGTGTTGAGTTTGGGGATGATGTTAAGGAATTGATTAGGAATATGAAGGAGAAGTATGGTGATATTATCATAATTCTCGGGCATGGCTGTTGTTCACCCACTGAGCCACAGATATATAGAGCTAGTGATTTCATTGTTGGTAGTGATTATGTTGAGGTTGGTAGGGTTGATAGTGTGCCATTCTACATAGAGCGTAACCTTGCGGAGTCCTACAATGGTTGGATTCTCACGCTTAAGGTCGAGCCGCTTAATGGTGTTATTGATGACTCATTCTCGCTTGATGTGCTTGAGGGCGTGAGGTTAAGGCTTGGTTTTAAGGCTATGAAGGTTTCATTATCGAAGAACCTAAGCATGGAGTTTCCCCAATAA
- a CDS encoding aldehyde dehydrogenase family protein, whose amino-acid sequence MPTVSYGKFTLEIPVRVKLFIDGEEVSSSKGKTFTRENPAQFDQTIAIIEEASTDDLNRAVDLAREVFDKDKYGWVTNYRQRVRILFKTSEIIREEAERIAVTVALENGMPIRQAKAHVLAAAEIFEFYAGLADKVYGDSIVLSNGNVSLIFKEPVGVVAAVSPWNFPMTQAARKIAPALATGCTVVWKPASYTPMSAMEIYRALAKAGLPKGVVSVIYGPGATVGNDLVRHQRIDYVSFTGETTTGKLIMQQAAAGVKRIGLELGGKNPALVFDDANIEETVRAIVFGGLRNTGQACGAISRVLVHEGVHEKLVNRLAEVARGLIIGYPLDDNTDMGPLVSKSQEEKVLGYIDFGKKAGFKVALDGGKLSSGIYDKGYFVSPVIFDNVDPKSRLAQEEIFGPVIAVIPFRTEQEAIEIANNVIYGLTASIFTKDPAKALRVARKLQAGTVWINDAYTQPTEGIWGGYKQSGIGRELGLYGLEEFLEIKQVYVDTTGSLDRPHWRTVMKIDKL is encoded by the coding sequence ATGCCTACGGTATCTTATGGGAAGTTTACCCTGGAAATACCCGTTAGGGTCAAGTTGTTCATAGATGGTGAAGAGGTGTCCTCAAGCAAGGGTAAGACATTCACAAGGGAGAATCCCGCACAGTTTGATCAAACAATAGCAATTATTGAGGAGGCATCCACGGATGACCTTAACAGGGCAGTTGACCTAGCTAGGGAGGTATTTGACAAGGATAAGTATGGTTGGGTCACGAACTATAGACAGAGGGTTAGGATACTATTTAAGACCTCCGAAATAATTAGAGAGGAGGCTGAGAGAATCGCTGTTACGGTGGCTCTTGAGAATGGAATGCCAATTAGGCAGGCTAAGGCGCACGTGCTTGCCGCTGCTGAGATTTTCGAGTTCTATGCTGGCCTTGCCGATAAGGTCTATGGTGATTCAATAGTTCTCAGTAATGGTAATGTATCACTAATATTTAAGGAACCAGTTGGAGTAGTCGCCGCAGTATCCCCATGGAATTTCCCAATGACCCAGGCAGCTAGGAAAATAGCGCCGGCATTGGCTACGGGTTGTACGGTAGTTTGGAAACCAGCCAGCTATACACCAATGAGCGCCATGGAGATCTATAGGGCATTAGCTAAGGCCGGGCTTCCTAAGGGTGTGGTCAGCGTCATTTATGGCCCTGGGGCAACTGTTGGTAATGACTTAGTTAGGCATCAAAGGATTGATTATGTAAGTTTCACTGGTGAGACAACAACGGGTAAGTTAATCATGCAGCAGGCAGCAGCTGGCGTTAAGAGGATTGGACTCGAGCTCGGCGGTAAGAACCCAGCTCTTGTATTTGATGATGCGAACATTGAGGAGACCGTTAGGGCAATAGTATTTGGCGGTCTCAGGAATACTGGACAAGCCTGTGGTGCAATAAGTAGGGTGTTGGTTCACGAGGGTGTTCATGAAAAACTGGTTAATAGGTTAGCTGAGGTTGCTAGGGGATTGATTATTGGTTATCCACTTGATGATAATACTGACATGGGTCCGCTGGTCTCTAAGTCTCAGGAGGAGAAGGTGCTTGGTTACATAGACTTTGGCAAGAAGGCAGGCTTTAAGGTGGCTCTTGATGGTGGCAAGTTAAGCAGTGGAATTTATGACAAGGGCTACTTCGTAAGTCCCGTAATATTTGATAACGTTGATCCCAAGAGCAGGCTTGCTCAGGAGGAGATATTTGGCCCAGTCATTGCGGTCATACCATTTAGAACGGAACAGGAGGCCATCGAGATAGCAAATAACGTGATTTACGGACTCACAGCGTCCATATTCACCAAGGACCCAGCAAAAGCCCTCAGGGTAGCCAGGAAGCTTCAGGCAGGTACTGTATGGATTAACGATGCCTACACACAACCAACAGAAGGCATCTGGGGCGGGTATAAGCAGTCCGGTATTGGACGTGAGCTTGGTCTCTACGGTCTTGAGGAGTTCCTTGAGATTAAGCAGGTCTATGTCGATACCACGGGTAGCCTTGATAGGCCGCACTGGAGGACTGTGATGAAGATCGATAAGTTATGA
- a CDS encoding ABC transporter substrate-binding protein yields MLLTKALDDTPRRIVSLNPSITEFLFIIGAGNRVVGTDVWSYRPREAMRTIKIGSFTSADIEAIKKLNPDLVILSYPVQRQLVEPMSSIASVLAVPMPVNLNAVMSSFEMIGKLLDLDEETHRIMGIYMDLLRYSIDLRDTLVVLSLGDYVIPCESSYIVSALDKVGIKYVKGLKCIELITNRDDVLNIVNRTNPQLVIYEGKTKVYRPQETNWISKPMLYTPNDTLAHFGPSFPLDIQLLINAIKNGEKTVRGTSSIVRPSLYDPWYRIFLT; encoded by the coding sequence GTGTTACTAACAAAGGCATTAGACGACACACCGCGTAGGATCGTAAGCCTTAACCCATCAATAACGGAGTTCCTATTCATAATAGGCGCAGGTAATAGAGTAGTTGGCACTGATGTCTGGAGCTACAGGCCTAGAGAGGCCATGAGGACCATTAAAATAGGCTCATTTACCTCAGCGGATATTGAAGCAATTAAGAAACTGAACCCCGACTTAGTAATACTCTCATACCCAGTGCAACGGCAGCTGGTTGAACCAATGAGTAGTATTGCCTCCGTACTTGCGGTACCAATGCCCGTAAATTTAAATGCAGTAATGAGCTCCTTCGAGATGATAGGTAAGTTACTTGACCTAGATGAGGAGACGCATAGGATAATGGGCATATACATGGACTTACTAAGGTACTCCATAGATTTAAGAGATACCTTAGTTGTTCTATCCCTAGGGGATTACGTGATACCTTGTGAATCATCATACATAGTATCAGCACTTGATAAGGTCGGTATTAAGTACGTCAAGGGCCTTAAATGTATTGAGCTAATCACTAATAGGGATGACGTTCTAAACATAGTTAATAGGACCAATCCCCAATTAGTGATTTATGAGGGGAAGACCAAGGTATATAGACCGCAGGAAACAAATTGGATAAGTAAACCAATGCTATACACACCAAATGACACACTTGCACACTTTGGACCGAGTTTTCCACTTGATATTCAGTTGCTAATTAATGCAATAAAGAACGGAGAAAAGACCGTAAGAGGCACATCAAGCATTGTTAGGCCAAGTTTATATGATCCCTGGTATAGAATATTTTTAACTTAG
- a CDS encoding MFS transporter, translating into MRDSVFWRWAILLSYCFITASSQMIWLEFSGIAVPQMILIFHVNLLMIGLMVSIWPLISIPLALISGVLADRLGYRFTISLGGSIIALFSWLRLIAGKDFTLLLLFQSLAGIGQTFIYDSVTKLVGELFPINEQALANGVGAMSEILGMALALVISPLLVPTPSYNYLMINIIVYSLISTISLITFIIIGKTTYVNTHSGYEISTNISMRDIMSIMRMRTIVILMILFFVGTGIFAALTQWIEPILYSRNIPQIYSDLAGMVMLISGSLGMILIPYIYGKLHTRSLFTINTSILTLLLILFSIRLQYPILYFIIAALIGFLLLSLAPLGLQLSLEIVGTKITGTTTGLLGLMSEAGAFLMVIIIGEIYSTTESQFKGNPWFIPIIVMSLLSLVLSILSLLIVIDRDQSSFRT; encoded by the coding sequence ATGAGAGACTCAGTTTTTTGGCGATGGGCAATTCTATTAAGTTATTGTTTCATTACGGCATCATCTCAGATGATCTGGCTTGAGTTCTCTGGAATAGCTGTTCCTCAAATGATCCTTATTTTCCACGTTAACCTACTGATGATTGGGCTCATGGTATCGATCTGGCCATTAATATCAATACCATTAGCACTCATTAGTGGAGTACTCGCTGATAGGCTTGGTTATAGATTCACTATATCATTAGGAGGCTCAATAATCGCATTATTCTCATGGTTAAGGCTTATTGCCGGTAAGGATTTCACACTATTATTACTATTTCAGAGCTTAGCTGGTATAGGTCAAACATTCATTTACGATAGTGTCACTAAGCTCGTGGGTGAACTGTTCCCAATAAATGAACAGGCCTTGGCTAATGGCGTAGGCGCTATGAGTGAAATCTTAGGAATGGCACTCGCATTGGTAATATCACCGTTATTAGTTCCAACACCATCATATAATTACCTTATGATAAACATAATAGTATACTCACTAATTTCTACGATATCACTCATAACCTTCATCATCATTGGCAAAACCACCTATGTGAATACGCATAGTGGTTATGAAATTAGCACTAATATATCTATGCGTGATATAATGAGCATTATGAGGATGCGAACCATAGTAATACTCATGATATTGTTCTTCGTAGGCACAGGGATCTTCGCAGCATTAACGCAATGGATAGAACCAATACTATACTCTAGAAACATTCCTCAGATATATAGTGATTTAGCGGGTATGGTTATGTTAATTAGTGGTTCCCTTGGAATGATATTAATACCATACATATATGGTAAACTTCACACAAGGAGTTTATTCACGATAAATACATCAATATTAACACTGCTACTAATCCTATTCTCAATAAGACTACAATACCCAATACTTTACTTCATAATTGCTGCCTTAATAGGATTCTTACTACTATCATTAGCACCACTAGGTCTTCAATTATCCCTCGAGATTGTTGGAACAAAAATAACAGGTACAACAACGGGGTTACTAGGCTTAATGTCCGAGGCGGGTGCGTTCCTCATGGTCATAATAATTGGCGAGATCTACAGCACCACGGAGTCACAGTTCAAAGGTAATCCATGGTTCATACCAATAATAGTAATGAGTTTACTATCCCTAGTACTTTCAATATTAAGTCTATTAATTGTCATAGACAGAGACCAATCATCTTTTAGGACCTGA
- a CDS encoding mandelate racemase/muconate lactonizing enzyme family protein — protein MVTIKDIEIYPVSDLATAKASPWASVSIIIRVVTNDGQVGHGEAVPTLRVNQVVKAIEEVRRFMIGKDPFRIEYLFREWYKHEFYISRSFEAATAYSAVDIALHDLLGKYLGAPIYQLIGGLVNDKIKAYANGWYSDCVTPDDFAKRAKEVVSMGFKAMKFDPFGPYFDQMDEEGLEEAVERVRAVREAVGKYVDILIETHGRFDVNTAVRMVKAMEEFNPLFVEEPVHPDLNFEGLAKIKAAAPTVRIAVGERIISVEEALQLLEMGLVDVLQPDITNALGFTGMTRIRALTEAYGIELAPHNAFGPVQHAATLQFDASTYNLLIQESFYEFWPQWKKDLVNNAFRIEDGYYRVPNRPGLGIDVNEKVLNEMRFEGMEPFHEEEPVWVIKGTWRKYR, from the coding sequence ATGGTCACAATTAAGGATATAGAAATATACCCAGTTAGTGACCTGGCAACTGCAAAAGCCTCTCCATGGGCCTCCGTCTCAATAATAATAAGAGTCGTCACGAATGATGGACAAGTTGGTCATGGGGAGGCAGTACCAACACTTAGGGTCAACCAGGTTGTTAAGGCCATTGAGGAGGTTAGGAGGTTCATGATTGGTAAGGATCCATTCAGGATTGAGTACCTATTCAGGGAGTGGTATAAGCACGAGTTCTACATTAGCCGTTCATTTGAGGCGGCTACGGCATATAGCGCCGTTGATATTGCCCTACACGACCTGCTGGGTAAATACCTTGGTGCGCCAATTTATCAATTAATTGGTGGTTTGGTTAATGATAAGATTAAGGCCTACGCAAACGGTTGGTATAGTGATTGCGTAACACCGGATGACTTTGCTAAGAGAGCTAAGGAGGTTGTTTCCATGGGCTTTAAGGCCATGAAGTTTGATCCTTTTGGTCCATACTTTGACCAAATGGATGAGGAGGGTCTTGAGGAGGCCGTTGAGCGTGTCAGGGCTGTCAGGGAGGCTGTGGGTAAGTACGTGGACATACTTATTGAGACTCATGGTAGGTTTGATGTGAATACTGCCGTTAGAATGGTTAAGGCCATGGAGGAGTTCAATCCATTGTTTGTGGAGGAGCCTGTTCATCCCGATCTAAATTTTGAGGGTTTGGCTAAGATAAAAGCCGCCGCACCCACTGTAAGGATTGCTGTGGGTGAGAGAATAATTAGTGTGGAGGAAGCATTACAACTTCTTGAGATGGGGTTAGTCGATGTCTTACAGCCTGACATAACAAATGCCCTGGGCTTCACTGGTATGACTAGGATTAGGGCGTTAACCGAGGCATACGGTATCGAATTAGCACCACATAATGCCTTTGGCCCCGTTCAGCATGCCGCAACACTCCAATTTGATGCAAGCACGTATAACCTATTAATTCAAGAGAGCTTCTATGAATTTTGGCCCCAGTGGAAGAAGGACCTTGTTAATAACGCCTTTAGGATTGAGGATGGGTATTACAGGGTGCCTAATAGACCTGGTCTTGGCATCGATGTTAATGAGAAGGTGCTCAATGAAATGAGATTTGAGGGTATGGAGCCGTTCCATGAGGAGGAGCCTGTATGGGTCATAAAGGGTACATGGAGAAAATATAGGTAG